In one window of Juglans regia cultivar Chandler chromosome 3, Walnut 2.0, whole genome shotgun sequence DNA:
- the LOC118348045 gene encoding uncharacterized protein LOC118348045, translating into MYVKIETSRLDYFRSKQQHIRSELYQGIVDTITLGETNASNVGKRIILPSSFIGGPRDMRKRYMEAMALVQRYGKPDIFLTLTCNPNWQEISNELRLHEESQNRPDLVARVFRAKLEELKDRLFKQQIFGKVSAYVYVIEHQKRGLPHAHFLIILQRDWKLYVPESFDDIVSAEIPDKNTNLHLHNAVVKHMMHGPCGVLNPTNVCMKKNGYCKSHYPKNFASSTTVGNDCFPIYRRSDNGITVKVRGHNLDNRWVVPYNPYLLATFDCHINVEICSTITAVKYLYKYIYKGHDRVAFNLVSEQNNQQIDEIQQFQSARWIAPPEAMWRIYGFVVNEMYPAVYSLHLHLEDQHQVTFRANEDLINVLNSDRSAKSMLTEFFALNRVDENARTLLYKEFPEFYVWSQQYKEWTCRKKKTVIGRIITANPFEGERYYLRILLNHVRGPLSFEDLRTVDGVVAPTFREAATMHGLLQRDSGLEDCLHEASLYQMPSSLRRLFATILVYCNPTNPRELWERFEQDMSIDFRSTEDSMLTVRMQVLRSISFTLESMGKHINSFHLLDDDICFDEDQFESREIDDELAVEIPEEDNAASEILNSEQRHVYNSILENVFSNKTATFFVDGPGGTGKTFLYKALLAAVRSRKLVALATASSGVAASILPGGRTAHSRFKIPLDTDEHSMCCVSKQSAIAKLLRVARLIIWDEAPMSRKQHIEALDKMLRDINDSELTFGGKVVVFGGDFRQVLPVVRKGTRQEHVDASLVSSYLWPTLIKLRLTENMRARLDPVFSEYVLELGNGMPPITIDETVKIPNGMLVPYEDDCTSLDHLIDVVFQDIHEYSINISAMMNRAILTPKNSYVDEINTLLIHRFPGELRRYYSFDEAIDASEQSVMEDFLNTLTPNGLPPHELLLKINCPIMLLRNINPSEGLCNGTRLICRAFDRNVIDAEIAVGHHSGKRVFIPRIPFLPNLDENSGFPFKRTQFPIRLSFAMIINKSQGQTLDFVGIYLPQPVFSHGQLYVALSRAKTASTVRVLIRPVSTDRSEKNFLKMRTVYTSIKDITPSTRNWKIKMIVADKSPKRTGQRSPVKYQSLTLIDPEGNRVQATMFDKDIDSRDDTLHIFRSYYISNAYVRPLDPKYRIETHEYQWILNSKTIIEEVPKDEEQLEAPKYQLIPFNELDAYKDSIAEIDVLAVAINIKPCREITSVHGPTTIQEIYVIDQSLNLICLTMWGQFVQDECKKISEIIGTKPVILGTRIRVGSYNGLSLSSRPKSKFMINPVLPEATSLQECCRAYVQLDDGTGRLSAVMFGEVVEEAFGCSAVELMKHTGDEHLPYIENLVAQVSQKEWMIELLVDPNRLNQQQHKNFNVISIDAVQEDTK; encoded by the exons ATGTATGTTAAGATCGAGACGTCAAGATTAGACTATTTTCGAAGCAAACAACAACATATTCGATCTGAGTTATATCAAGGTATTGTTGATACCATTACACTTGGGGAAACTAACGCTTCTAATGTTGGAAAACGGATTATTCTGCCTTCGTCATTTATTGGGGGTCCAAGAGACATGCGAAAAagatatatggaagcaatggcTTTAGTTCAGCGTTATGGTAAACcagacatttttttaacattgacATGCAATCCAAATTGGcaagaaatttcaaatgaattacGCCTACATGAGGAGAGTCAAAATCGGCCTGATTTAGTTGCTCGGGTCTTTcgtgcaaaattagaagaattaaAGGATCGATTATTCAAGCAACAGATATTTGGAAAAGTTTCAgcatatgtttatgttattgagCACCAAAAAAGAGGCCTTCCACATGctcattttctaattatattacaaAGAGATTGGAAACTCTATGTGCCTGAATCTTTTGATGACATTGTATCGGCAGAAATACCTGATAAAAATACGAATTTGCACTTGCATAACGCCGTTGTCAAGCATATGATGCATGGACCATGTGGAGTGTTGAATCCAACAAAtgtttgcatgaaaaaaaatggttattgcaAAAGccattatccaaaaaattttgCATCAAGTACGACTGTTGGAAATGATTGCTTCCCAATATATAGGCGTTCTGACAATGGAATAACTGTCAAAGTGAGAGGTCATAATTTGGATAACCGTTGGGTCGTTCCATATAATCCGTATTTGCTTGCAACATTTGACTGTCACATTAACGTCGAGATTTGTTCTACTATAACAGCAGtcaaatatctttataagtacatttacAAAGGGCATGATCGTGTTGCTTTCAATTTGGTTTCTGaacaaaataatcaacaaattgatgaaatccaacaattcCAATCAGCCCGATGGATTGCTCCGCCTGAagctatgtggagaatatatggCTTTGTTGTTAATGAAATGTACCCAGCAGTGTATAGCTTACATTTACATCTTGAGGATCAACACCAAGTAACTTTTCGAGCAAATGAAGACTTAATCAATGTTCTCAACTCTGATCGGTCTGCAAAATCGATGTTAACAGAATTCTTTGCATTAAATCGAGTGGATGAGAATGCCAGGACATTGTTGTACAAAGAATTTCCAGAATTCTATGTTTGGAGCCAACAATACAAAGAGTGGACTTGtcgaaaaaagaaaactgttatAGGTCGAATTATTACAGCAAATCCATTTGAAGGTGAGAGGTATTATCTGCGGATATTGCTAAATCATGTAAGAGGACCTTTGTCATTTGAAGATCTTAGGACAGTTGATGGTGTTGTGGCTCCAACTTTTCGTGAGGCAGCAACTATGCATGGTTTGCTACAGAGAGACAGTGGTTTAGAAGATTGTTTACATGAAGCATCTCTATATCAAATGCCGTCCAGTTTGAGACGGCTATTTGCAACTATATTGGTTTATTGTAATCCAACCAATCCGAGAGAGCTTTGGGAACGTTTTGAGCAAGATATGTCAATTGATTTTAGGTCAACTGAAGATTCTATGTTGACTGTAAGAATGCAAGTTTTGCGCTCAATCTCTTTTACACTTGAATCAATGGGGAAACacattaattcatttcatcttcttgATGACGACATTTGTTTTGATGAAGACCAATTCGAATCTAGGGAAATCGATGATGAATTGGCTGTTGAAATTCCAGAAGAAGATAATGCTGCATCAGAAATCCTTAATAGTGAACAGCGACATGTCTATAAttcaattttggaaaatgttttttcaaacaaaactgCTACATTCTTTGTTGATGGCCCTGGTGGGACAGGGAAGACATTCCTGTACAAGGCACTTCTCGCTGCAGTAAGATCAAGAAAATTAGTGGCACTTGCAACTGCTTCATCTGGTGTTGCTGCATCTATCCTTCCTGGAGGTCGAACAGCACACTCGCGCTTTAAGATTCCATTAGATACTGATGAACATAGCATGTGTTGTGTCAGTAAACAAAGTGCCATTGCAAAGCTACTACGTGTAGCAAGGTTAATTATATGGGATGAGGCCCCTATGTCAAGAAAACAACACATCGAAGCTTTAGATAAAATGTTACGAGACATTAATGATTCAGAGTTAACATTCGGTGGAAAAGTTGTCGTTTTTGGTGGAGATTTTCGCCAGGTTTTACCTGTGGTTCGTAAAGGAACAAGACAAGAACATGTTGACGCCAGTTTGGTTTCTTCTTATTTGTGGCCTACATTGATCAAACTTCGTTTAACTGAAAATATGAGAGCAAGATTGGATCCAGTTTTTTCAGAATATGTGTTAGAATTAGGCAACGGAATGCCACCAATCACAATTGACGAAACTGTAAAAATTCCTAATGGCATGCTTGTTCCCTATGAAGATGACTGTACTTCTTTGGATCATTTAATAGATGTTGTTTTCCAAGATATTcatgaatattcaataaatatttcagcTATGATGAATCGGGCCATATTAACACCAAAGAACAGTtatgttgatgaaataaatacaTTACTGATTCATAGGTTTCCTGGTGAGCTTAGGCGATATTATAGCTTTGATGAAGCAATAGATGCATCTGAACAATCAGTTATGgaggattttttaaatactcTAACCCCAAATGGACTTCCTCCTCATGAATTGTTACTAAAGATAAACTGTCCCATCATGTTGCTTAGAAACATTAACCCTTCAGAAGGACTATGCAACGGAACACGTCTAATTTGTCGGGCTTTTGATCGAAATGTAATTGATGCAGAAATCGCAGTTGGGCACCATAGCGGAAAAAGAGTCTTTATTCCAAGGATCCCATTCTTGCCAAATCTTGATGAAAATAGTGGTTTCCCATTCAAAAGAACTCAGTTCcctatcagattaagttttgcaatgaTTATAAATAAGTCACAAGGGCAAACATTGGATTTTGTTGGGATATATTTACCTCAACCTGTTTTCTCACATGGTCAATTATATGTGGCTTTATCAAGGGCTAAGACTGCATCTACAGTAAGGGTTTTAATACGGCCGGTGTCGACTGATCGATCAGAAAAGAACT TTTTAAAGATGCGGACGGTTTATACATCGATAAAAGATATCACTCCAAGTACAAGgaattggaaaatcaaaatgatcGTGGCAGACAAGTCACCCAAACGAACAGGCCAACGCTCACCAGTGAAGTACCAAAGCCTAACGTTGATTGATCCAGag GGAAATCGAGTACAAGCAACAATGTTTGATAAAGATATAGACTCGCGAGATGATACTTTACATATTTTCCGGTCATATTACATCAGTAATGCATATGTAAGGCCACTGGATCCGAAGTATAGAATTGAAACACATGAATATCAATGGATCTTAAATTCCAAAACGATAATTGAGGAAGTTCCAAAGGATGAAGAACAATTGGAGGCACCAAAGTACCAACTCATTCCGTTCAATGAATTAGACGCTTACAAAGACTCAATTGCAGAAATAG ATGTTTTAGCTGTTGCAATCAATATCAAGCCATGTAGAGAGATAACTTCAGTACATGGACCAACAACTATTCAGGAAATATATGTCATTGATCaaag CTTAAACCTCATATGTTTAACTATGTGGGGTCAATTTGTGCAAGATGAATGCAAAAAAATCTCAGAAATAATTGGGACAAAGCCAGTTATACTTGGAACAAGAATAAGAGTTGGTTCTTAtaatg GATTGTCTCTTTCATCACGTCCGAAAAGTAAATTTATGATCAATCCTGTTCTTCCTGAGGCAACTTCATTGCAAGAGTG TTGTCGAGCATATGTTCAACTCGACGATGGTACAGGAAGACTATCTGCTGTTATGTTTGGTGAAGTTGTAGAGGAAGCATTCGGTTGTTCGGCAGTTGAGTTGATGAAGCATACTGGTGAt GAACATTTGCCTTATATAGAAAATCTTGTAGCACAAGTTTCACAGAAAGAGTGGATGATTGAACTTTTAGTAGATCCCAATCGACTCAACCAACAACAGCACAAGAATTTCAATGTCATTTCTATTGATGCAGTACAAGAAGACACAAAATGA